Within Pangasianodon hypophthalmus isolate fPanHyp1 chromosome 11, fPanHyp1.pri, whole genome shotgun sequence, the genomic segment ctctcttatttttttttaattattaacattttacagattctgcaaggtgtatgtaaacttatgaccccaactgtgtgtatgtgtgtgtatatatatatatatatatatatatatatatatatatatatatatatatatatatatatatatatatgtattagggttgcacgatattgaagaaaaacacgATATGCCATAACACGTTAAACAATGCGATATGCgtcagtgtgtaaaatcaatttaatttatatttgtatacatttatatatttaaaaattgaaaatgacattaccaacatacatgtttcatgttctcttgaggaaaagaaagcattctctgctatctgtgtCGCCCTAAAACTTTTGGTAAAACTTTTTGGAGTATTAAGATCATTCGGTTATCGCACGCCCTTGCGATATGCATATTGCGATATTTACATCTGtgatattttggtcattttgatatattgtgcacccctaatatatacatatacatattacatatatatatatatatatatatatatatacacacatatatatggatagagagtcggacttgcaacccgaaggtgaacctaaaggttgtgggttcgagtcgtccagcagggattgtaggagggggagtgaatgaccagcgctcgctcccaccctcaataccacgactgaggtgagacccttgaccaaggcaccgaacccccaactgctccccgggcgccgcagcaaaaaaaaaaaactactgtgtgtgtgcacttggatgggttaaatgcagagcacaaattctgagtatgggtcaccaagtcacttcacttcacttcatatacatatatatatacatacatacatacatatggcATTTTGTtagatacacatacatacatacacacattatatatacaccagcataataacatacacacacacacacacacacacacacacacatatatatatatatatatatatatatatatatatatatatatatatatatatatgtgtgtgtgtgtgtgtgtgtgtgttattatgctGGTGTCTGTCAATATTTTGGGCTGCCAAACAGAGCCCTATGTATCAGGCATTACACTCCTCCATTACCCCAGTTATTTCTCGAGCAGGATgatgagacaaaaagagaaagggagaggtgTCAGGGAAAAGGAAAGGACGCCACCTACCTGTACCAAAGGCTTTGGCCACGAGCCATGTGAGGCTCGCGCGGATTTTAGCTCTGTTAAAATCATAATGGTCAAAAGATTTGATTGCAGGAACAATGAAAGTGTTTTTCCAGGGGCTGGCCTGGCTCAGGTCCCCCATGTCCTGTAGCAGCGGCAGGGAGAGCGGCAGCGGCGGCAGCGGCAGGGAGAGCGGCAGTGGCTGTAGCAGCGCTTCACAGCTCCGGGGCGGCCGATGACATCCTCCCGCAGGAATTCAGCGCTCAGAAATGATTCAGTGCGTCTGGCCTGGATCTCCTGCTCACTGTCTCACATCCCAGGACCTGTCGCTCGACCCCGGGCGGGATTTCTCTAAGCACACGCGGGGTGAATAGAGAGAAAAGTGGGGTACAGCCCTAACATTTCCATCCACTCAGATAGCGGATCCCTCTTAAAGCAACACCATGCTGCTGGCTCATtcagaacaaaacacacacacacacaccttcacaaaCAGCAGATTGTCGTCTGAATGAACCCGAAATGCCCTTTCAGATCCCAACAGAGGCGCTGGAACTGATTTACACTCTTCCCTCCTCCTCCGGTCTATTCATCCACGCTTTACTGCTGTTTTCCAGCCCTGCCGTCTCTCTGAGGAGCTCCCTGACTGCGCATGCGCGCTCCGCCCAACATGCCCACAGagccctttatttatttatttatttatttattaaagagcacgGGAAGATACAGAATGACAATATGTTATATCCCAGGCAGCAAGAAAGGATTGTAATGTTGTTTCCTTCTGAAAAAATTCAGTTTTCACAGCTtagaagaaatgaaatgaaatggatgTAAAGTTTTCCACTGTAGTCCAcaagaaaaagattaaaaagcagaggcttaagatttttttaaacttaagaTTCATTAACTCTTTTTTACCAAAAGCCTGTTTTGGGTGTGTCTGTGGTCAGCATTGAATGTATTTGTGAcctcacactccacagtagtgaTTATTGGCTCAGAGGTATGAGGCAACactgctaaccactaagccaccgtgccccctaCTTtagttatattataaataaaatttataaaagatgGTATTAGGACAAGAAATTAGGCAACATAGCCACACAGCGCAGTAGTAGAATAGAGATTGGCACTGGGAGTACAGTATATAAATGCACAAAGGGCATAAATTATGACTTCAACCTCAACCATATCATCACACCCCTCACATCCCTTCAGCTAAACACAGCGTCATGATACTCtatacacagaaacccaacaatccctgactaatcttataacagacttgtggCAAGggttaagtaaaaaaaaaaaaaaatcagactctTCTTAAACCATGAATTACACTTTCATATTTCAAAGAGATATCAGGAATCATACCCCAAAAAAACAATGTCCAAAATGTTCCTCCAGAGAGTCTCAGTATACTCACAATACCAGAACAACCTCAGATTGGAGATCACAGAAGGAGCAATTTACATCAAACTCATCAGAAATAAATCTCTGTAGGGTAGCACCGATGTATCATTTTATAAGACActtctttaattatttcttcCGTTTTCTGTACTtcatcctacacagggttgtggggagcctggagtctatcccaggggacgcggggcacaaggcagagGACACCCcgacccatcacagggcacaatcacacacacaacagacaatttagagatgccagtcagcctgcaacacatgtctttggactggggggaggaaaccggagtacccagaggaaacccccgaagcacagggagaacatgcaaactccacacacacccgGAGGAGACGGGAATCGGGAACAAGGAGACGGGGATCGAACGAGGCaccagtgctaaccactaagccaccgtgccccttACGATAGTtacattataaatacaaatttataaAAGATGGTATTAGGACAAGAGGCAACATACCCACAAAGCGCAGTAGTAGAATAAAGATCGGCACTGAGAGTACAGTATATAAATGCAGACGGAGCATAAATTACAACTTAACCTCAACCATATCATCAGTTACTGCCATGTAGAGGAATGGGCCTGTTGATCTTCAGCTCGAAATTGAATCGATATGAATATGtgcactgaaatattttctctCAATCCTTCTCATTTCATGTTTTGTAGCTCTGTCTGCTTCCATGACACAGTAAAGAGAttagtattttgttttgttttgtttttactttgcCAAAATGTCTATGAAATGCTATAGCACTACAGATATGTGGtcttgtgttttgtggtttgttttctGGCACGAACTCCAACACCCAGGATTCCAAGCGGGCAATGTCGTCATATTTGTGCGACCGCATCAGCGTAAACAAGCCGCACAGCAGGCTGTCTAGTTTCTTAACCATTTTCTGGTTAAAGCGAGTGCGTTTTTACGTCTTTTTGTCGTAGGAGTCaactataaattgataatattgataatattgataatatttATAGATGTATTAGTCTTGTGTGGGGCTGTTTTGCGTTGTATGAGCCTGAAAGGAAGATGTTTATGCCTCGATCATTAAAGGTTAAGAGAGCGTCTGAGAGTCAGAAAAGCCCTGAggtgaaaaaaagcaaaggaaacTTGGATGCCAGTGTAACTGATTCAGAGTCGCACAGTGGGGATGAATGTTTCTCAGTGAAAACAGAAGATAATCCTGAtgaatcacacaaacacaccacctCACTACAAAGCGAGTTaatcaggaatgaaacagaggagcaggaagagaagcaggaagaggaggaacCTGTGAAGTCATTCAAGAAAAGCCAGAGATGGCCAAACCCAGgagaacctgtgtgtgtgatgtgtggcCGTTATGGGGAGTACATCTGCGACAACACTGACAATGATGTGTGCAGTCTGGAGTGCAAGGCGAGCCACCTGGCCAGCATGTGCATGGGACTCAGAGAAAAGGTCTTCTCCAAAATGAAGCCAGACACTACAGGCATCCCTCCATCATCAACACATACTGAGCACACTTCCACTAGTGCCGAGCTCGGCTACTCCTACAGAGAGGACGCCTTCATAACAGAGCTGAGCGAGGACCAGGTTGAAAGGGTGAAGAAAGAGCTCTCAGTAGTTACAGAAGGTCAGAATGTCACCAGGCCCATCATTGAATTTGAGCACTGCCACTTTCCTGAAGCACTCAGAATGAACCTGAAGAAGGCTGGCTATGAGGCTCCAACTCCGATCCAAATGCAGATGGTTCCTGTAGGTTTGGCTGGGAGAGATGTGATTGCCACAGCTGACACAGGATCTGGAAAAACCATTGCTTTCCTGCTTCCAGTGGTGGTTCATTGCTTGGAGGTAAAATCCGTAAGAATATGTTACAGTTAAAGAACAGGTTTTAGTCTTAAACGCAGCTTGGTCCTGATACTAGATGAGATGCCTTCAGgtaacagattttattttaataaagtgctgCTGAACATCACATAATCTATGTGGAAATATCATGACTCTATGTCATGACTGCAACACCTACATACACCCCGATATTTCCTCAGCACTAACGCACTTGATTGAAATCATCAGCTGATCTTTAAACGAACATTAAATTAAGGTTCGAACCAGGAAAAAGCTAAACTGTACGTTGTGGTAGTCATTAAGGACTCACACTGCAGAAACTTAGGCTATCAGATTAATAAGCACAAGACGTAATGTATTTTACAACCTATTAGAGTTTTCAGCCAAGCACAATTTGTCGATTCATTCACTTAAAGACACCTCTAACCTGTTTCAGTAATGCTTTTAAAATGGATGGAATAACAGACAGCCTCCACAGGAACAATTTACAATCTGTtccattcacatttttttttttttttgctttaaaggaAAAGATATTGAAGTGACGTTATCACTTCACCAGCGTTTCTGAAAGTTCAGCAGGTTCTGGTGACTCCTCCATTTCTGCTATATTGCCCAGGAGTATAAAAATCATCCAACATGCCACACTTCCTTCCCATTTCCTTCTTGGATTAGTACATTATCCGGATATTAACAGGACACTGCAACTTATTGAATTTCccagtgtaaacacacaagcgTTAAACGTGACTAATGGAAGTACACGATTAGAGAGGGGGGCCTGATCTTTGGAGTACAGTCCTTGGGTAGAtttctaaacaaaaagaaagacatatTTGACCTCTTTTCTATTATGtagcagggaaaaaaatgcatgtcaATCATCAGTATCTGTTGCATCCTGAAAACTAAAGACTACCATTATTACAAATTCTTGTGCCTTAATTTATGCCTATTTTTGATTTTCAGAAGGAAGCAGGTTCTTCACCCGGCCCTGTGAGTGTGATTCTGACTCCAACCCGGGAGCTGGCTATTCAAATCGAGAGACAGGTGAAGGAGTTGATTATGGGCCTGCCCAACATGAGGACTGCACTGTTGGTCGGAGGGATGCCCCTACCCCCTCAGCTACATCGGCTCAAACAGAAAATCAAGGTAGTGCTTTGAAGCCATACTCGTGCCAGCATCCCAAGAGCGGCAGGGctttatttcagtttcagtgactatttactactagtactacgctatatggccaaaagtatgtggacacctgacattcagagccatatgtggttcttcccacaaagttggaagcacacaattgtatcgaatgtctctgtatgctgtagctttataatttcccttcactggaactaagaggctgaaaacTGTTCCTACATgccaatgcccctgtgcacaaagcgagctccatgaagacatggtgtgtgaaggttggagtggaagaactcgagtatcctgcacagagccctgacctcaaccccactgaacacctttgggatgaactggaacactgactgaaccccagacctcctcaccaacatcagcgcctgatctcactaatgctcttgtagctgaatgaacacaaatccccacagccacgctccaaaatctaatggaaagcttctcagaagagtggagcttattataacgggaatgggatgttcaacaagcacatatgggtctTGATGGTCAAGCGTcagcaaacttttggccatatactactactactacctctaataataataataattgttgttgtttgtacCTAGCACCTTccatatacaccaatcagccataacagtaaAATCACTGACAGAAGATCActgctactgtagcacaaactgctgaaaaagttaaagctggctatgatagaaaggtgtcagaacacacagtgcatcgcagcttgctgtgtatggggctgcgtagccacagactggtcagagtgcccatgctgacccccgtccaccaccaaaagcacctacaatgggcacgtgagcatcagaactggaccatggagcaatggaagaaggtggcctggtctcaTGAGTCACATATtcctttacatcatgtggatagTCGGGTGCGTTTGTTGCTTACCtgtggaagagatggcaccaggatgcactgtgggaagaaggcaagctggcggaggcagtgtgatgctctgcgcaatgttctgctgagaaaccttgggtcctggcattcatgtggatgttgctTTGAAAAGtaccacctacataaacattgttgcagaccaaatacaccccttcatggcaacagtattccctaatatCAGTGACCTcttccagcaggataatgtgtcctgccacactgtaaaaattgttcaggaatggtttcaggaacatgacaaacagttcaaggtgttgacttggcctccagattctccagatctcaatccgatcgagcatctgtgggacgtgctggacaaacaaatccgatccatggagtccccacctcgcaacttacaggacttaaagcatctgctgctaacgtcttggtgccagataccacagcacaccttcagaggtcttgtggagtccatgcctcgatgagTCAGAGCTGccttggtggcacaagggggacctacacagtattaggcaggtggttttgtgttgtggctgatcggtgtatgtcaGATACAgatgatttgaattacagtatgtgcaaagaaaaagaaacataaaaaagacattaaaaaaccaaaacaaattacaaaaacatttgtgtAAAGAAGGTAAAGTCACTGAAAATAATCTGACTACAGAGTATTATGCAATGCTATGAAAACAgtagtaaaatgtaaatagtaaacagatttacatttttttaaaattttttttaaaggaattagATGGAGCCTGGTGAATATTGAAACATAGTGAGTTCCAGatattttaaagcattaaaacaaCACAATACTCTCTGAGTACTCTGAAATTTCAACATGTATGCAGTGACAATAGAGTAAACTATAGCAGATGCGAAGACTTTATactataaatacaaaataatagttATGTAAGTATTTAATGAATCAATCAACCAAATCGAgccattttctgttttgttttggtatTGTATACCTGTAGCTCAATAACGTGTGTATGAAATAAAGTGCATGTTTCCTGTGCATACAGATTGTGATTGCCACTCCAGGCCGTCTGATAGAGATTCTGAAGCAGAAGGCTGTCCAGCTCGACGGCGTAAAAGTTGTAGTTGTTGATGAGGTATGATTCTGTTATTCGTTACAGgttgcagttttatttaaactccGTTACTTCCAGCTGTTTTTGttcgtaaaaaaaaatcttctgttGAACTTATCAGGCTGACACCATGCTGAAGATGGGATTCCAGCAACAAGTGCTCGAGATTTTGGAGCACGTTCCCGATGACCATCAGACTTTGCTAACGTCTGCGACGATACCTGCAGGAACGGAGCTGCTAACAGCTCGTCTGACCAGCGATCCCGTACGCATTACAGTTGGCCAGAAGAATCAACCGTGTGCTAATGTCCGCCAGATCGTTCTCTGGGTAGAGGAGCCATCAAAGAAAAAGAAGCTCTTTGAGATTCTGAATGTAAGGAAGTATTTCTTCTAGGTGGGGGTGTGATAATGTATTGAGATGTCCGACATCATTATATTGTCGAACTGATGCTTCATGCAATTTCATGTGCAGCAAGCACCATTAACAGCAGTTAAAAACAACTAAACAGCAAACATACCAAGAAAAAtctgagaaaacaaaaacaatatttggACATAAACTACTATAAAATATTCAGGTAATTTTAACActcaaataatttaatactaACTCTGCTGCTTCAGTGATTTAATGTGAAGAAAGCAGATAAACCTGACTGTGATAATGGGGTTGGATTATTATCATACTGTGAATTTTCCTGTTCTTACTCCTTTAATTTTCCTGAGCCTGAATTTAATATCTAATGTGTACCTATAAGCGTTTAGTTTTTGTCCTTTTAGCATTTGAGATCGCTTATTCCTTATGTAGTCTTACTCTAAACTATGATAGGTTAATGACATGTGGTATGAAGTGGACCATAGGTAGGCAGCTTGTAAGATTTCAACACTCCAGTGGGTCTTTTGCTCAGGGGATGAACAAATCAGCAGTCCGGATCCCAgcacaagcagatttcatgttcAACGGATCGATTTTTCATTCGTAGTTGCCAGACATACAAGTGGGTTTaacaaccaaaaaaagaaaaaaatcctactCCTTGTTGACTTTCGCAGAACTTCATTTGTTTAATCGTAATATGCTTCATGGTGTTGTGACGCAACCTTGACTCGAAGACTATAGCACCAGCTCCTCGTTCCGAATCCcaccgcctgctgcactacacacatctacCGAGGCGTGACCTGGCTCATGATGGAGCTGTTTTACTAGaaagaataattaaaacattGCATATATGACAGACAGTCtcttcaaaattaaaaaaacaaatgtttacaaaagtggacgatgtatgtgtgtgtgtgtgtgtgtgtgtgtgtgtgtgttcagtatagcagcgcaatgcaaaaaatcatgcagatacatcgaacatcagaatgaagaaaaagtgtgatctctgtgactttaaccatggcatggttgttggtgccagataggctggtttgagtatttcagaaactgctgatcccttgggtttttcacacacaacagggtcacagaaactggacagttgactaaagagtgattatttgaattgctatagacttcctggcagctcggAACAATCTgcccattttcctctgacctctcttatcaacaaggcgtttctgcccacagaactgtcgctcactcaatgttttttgtttttttaatcatgcttttaattcagTATTTTGATTTGTCAAATTACAAGGATGATCTGCTTCACTAATTGtgtgatatttatatatctaataTGGCCCTCCGTGGTTTTTGGATGTATTTACAATCTCATGCATTAATTTCTGGGTGAAATATTGTTATTACAACGAGACAGTGGAGCCGGACTTAATACTGGTTCTTGCTCGAGCCCGTATCGCACAAGAAACATGGGCTTAAGTTCAAGATCAGAATCATGCATAACTGAGACGTGTCTGGTTTCAGCAAACTCCGCCCTACTCGCATAAATCCCGTGCAAATATCTAAATATAGGTCTATAtttatgtctgaggtctgaatacagatatgtAGGTTGGGCGATATTTATTTTCCCCTGTTTAcgatttttccattttaaaaattgcaataaaCGATTTAATCATCCAGACCATTTCAGCTTTAAGGAGAgtattcttcctttttttctcttttggaaGAAGTGCTGGTTTTGACCATTTatgctgaaatatttcagttaaatatagttaactgatgttagctaacattagacaagtatatagttaaGTCATGTTTTGACAAGTTTTATTTCACGTTAATGATCTTAAAACATTCTGCATTTACTTTGAGAGAAAGTTAGATCGCATCACCTAGCTTACAGTCAAGAGCATGTAAGATTgggaggaagggggcggggtttCCTGACGCTGTCGGGTAATGTGTGAAAGTTCAAAATACCTGTGCAAATCTTTCCAAACTTCGTATGTAGATCGGCTCATCTCTCGTTTTATTGAAGAGAAAAAGTCTGCTCTTTTGGAGTTAAATTGCAGCGGTTCTATGTGAACtgcgtaaaggttggcaggtctggtaatgTAATATATCGGAGTAAACGTCGCTGGATGTCGTAGCAGTGTAATATCATGTAGAGACGATAAAATCGgtatatcacacaagcctaacAGTGTGGACAATTAACTCCTGGCTGCACTTGTAACTGTTCAGCTTTAGTTCTCAGCGGATTTACAGTCGATGTTTTGTTGTACTGTCGCTGAGAGTATATTTGTGGTGCTGGCATTTATTCTTTTGGTCTCTACTTCATTCTTGTATCTCTACAGTCTGAGTGCCTGTGCTAATGTGTTAGCTGTTGTTTACTGCTGTGGTCTCAGTTTAGTCCCCCTGGCCCCCCAGACGGTCCACATTTTCGCTCTATCCCTGCTTACACAGAGGACTGGTTTGAGAACTGTTGTTTTATCTGACGTTAGGGCTTCATCTATAAACATACAGTTGTACTCCTTTAGTAGCCGGACCCTGTTCCTGTACCCTTCTGGAGCTCTGTCAGATTGCTGACTTCCTTACATATCGTCTTTGTCTTGGTTTCCAATGTTATTTTCCAGGGAGGACATTGAGGATGGTTTGTAGGTTTTCCTAGCCTGGTGTCTCATGTGGCACTACTGCTAAGGGTATATAGTTTCAGTTATATTGGTGGCTGGAATTGTGCTTACGTCAACTCCGtcgtagttttttttttgaccctGTTCACACTTGGTATTAACACTCCTTTGAGGTGATCTGGCATTTTGGTGTGCCCTTAATGCAGGTAGCAGCGTTCACACTAATGTTACGTGGTCGTATATGCTCCTGACTAACTCCGAAGGTGATTTGAGTGATTAGATCACAATGCGTCTCTACGATGCGCTGGACTGGACTCCGTTCACACCTGCACTTAGTGCTGTTCACTTGTGACCTGATCACATGCTACTATCAGCTGTTAACATTTTTCACTACTGATCTTTACAGGAACTGATTTCTTTTCCCCCCACAGGACGGGAAGCTCTACCAGCCACCTGTGGTGGTGTTTGTGGACTGTAAACTTGGAGCTGACCTTTTATGTGAAGCTGTACACAAAGTTATGGGTTTAAATACAGTAGCTATTCACTCTGACAAGACACAGTGGGAACGCAACAGAATCCTCAAGGTAATCGTTTTTGGAAATCTGTTTTGAAAGATTAAAATATTAGCAGATTTAAGTCAATGCtttgacaaaaaatattgtcgattcctttatttgttttttaggGTCTGCTTGAGGGCCAGTTTGAAGTGGTGGTTAGTACGGGCGTATTGGGTAGAGGACTGGACCTGGTCAATGTCAAGCTGGTGGTGAATTTCGACATGCCAACTAACATGGATGAGTATGTTCATCAGGTAAGATGTGCCTTTGTCCATTAACAGTGATTAAACCTGGCAgtatgtattgatttttttttaaccccaatACTGAGGCTTAAGAACATGTGTCAAATTGGATTTAATCTTTATCAACCTTTATTgtgtggagatgggagaaacttgcagaaggtcaacctgcaagacacatgaaagccTCCttggaatttgaaaaaaaaaaaaattctaatttcatgttttcatacTTTCATGTGTGAGGAAAGGCTTCCATCTGGCATTTTAGCACAAGGCTGCATcataacaaaatgtggaaaaaaaaaatgaaagggtcagaatactttctgaatgctcTTTATATGGCTGAAAGGAAATTCTTGTGGCTTCAGAAAGCTTTGTTCCTCCATCACTGCTATTTCTGTGGTAGATATGCCTGTAGAGTCTGATGTAATGACTTGTCATTTTCTTAATACGAACCTGCACTTGCAGATTGGTAGAGCAGGAAGACTCGGGCACAGAGGGACGGCGATCACCTTCATGAATAACAACAATAAGCGCTTGTTTCTGGACATAGTGGAGAGAGTAAAGCCGACTGGATCCCAGCTTCCCCCACAACTCCTCAACTCCCCACATCTACTCGACCAGCAAAGGAGAGCCAGGAAAAGTACTAAACAAGGAGGGGATGATGTTGTGACCAAGAGCAATATTATTGACATTATTAAAAGACATGACAGGAACCGTTTTAAGaaatgatttgatttgaaaCCTTGATTTTTGATACAAGTACACATATTcaatgttaatttaatttttaataaataacatgttgCATTACGTTGTGTCACTAATTGTCTTTTAAATACGGCCTTGATCATACACAAGGCCAGTGTCATGTCCTGATAAATCATTACATGGTATACAAGAATATTCATCACATGAAGTATTGTCATGGACACAATAACGGTAAGCAGCCATTCTGGAGCAACAGCATGCTCATAACTTAAGGATTGTGGCGGCCAACATTAGACAGTTAATGTAGCGTCACGTGTATACTTCTCTGCAA encodes:
- the ddx59 gene encoding probable ATP-dependent RNA helicase DDX59, whose protein sequence is MFMPRSLKVKRASESQKSPEVKKSKGNLDASVTDSESHSGDECFSVKTEDNPDESHKHTTSLQSELIRNETEEQEEKQEEEEPVKSFKKSQRWPNPGEPVCVMCGRYGEYICDNTDNDVCSLECKASHLASMCMGLREKVFSKMKPDTTGIPPSSTHTEHTSTSAELGYSYREDAFITELSEDQVERVKKELSVVTEGQNVTRPIIEFEHCHFPEALRMNLKKAGYEAPTPIQMQMVPVGLAGRDVIATADTGSGKTIAFLLPVVVHCLEKEAGSSPGPVSVILTPTRELAIQIERQVKELIMGLPNMRTALLVGGMPLPPQLHRLKQKIKIVIATPGRLIEILKQKAVQLDGVKVVVVDEADTMLKMGFQQQVLEILEHVPDDHQTLLTSATIPAGTELLTARLTSDPVRITVGQKNQPCANVRQIVLWVEEPSKKKKLFEILNDGKLYQPPVVVFVDCKLGADLLCEAVHKVMGLNTVAIHSDKTQWERNRILKGLLEGQFEVVVSTGVLGRGLDLVNVKLVVNFDMPTNMDEYVHQIGRAGRLGHRGTAITFMNNNNKRLFLDIVERVKPTGSQLPPQLLNSPHLLDQQRRARKSTKQGGDDVVTKSNIIDIIKRHDRNRFKK